CAGAGCCGTCGGCGGAGTCGAgtgtcgttgctgctgcggcagcagcaccggaagcagttGTTGATCCGGAATGTCTGATCAAGCACCCATTGCAGCACACCTGGACCCTCTGGTATCTTGAGCTTGATCGTTTGAAAACATGGGCCGACTCAATGAACGAAGTAACCAGCTTCTCGACCGTGGAGGATTTTTGGAGCCTTTACAATCATATCCGCGGTCCGTCCGAAATCAAGGTTGGCGGCGATTACATGCTATTCAAATCGCATATTCGCCCGATGTGGGAGGATGAGGCAAACATtcgcggtggccggtggacggtCAGCATGAACAAACATCTTTCGGACAAGTACTGGCTGGACACAGTACGTAGTTGTTTGGGTGTACGAatccaaattgaattttaaaaaaattgccAATTCTTCTCTTTTTGGTCTCTTGGCAGGTTTTGTGCCTGATTGGAGAAGCGTTTGAATATTCGGACGAGATTTGCGGTGCTATTGTAAATGTTCGCCAGAAGATCGACAAAATATGTAAGTTGCCCAACTTTATTGCGAGGAAAACAATGGAGGGGACTGATCATAGCTAATTGGTGCGAAATAATATTCACAGCTATCTGGACTGCAAACTCCCAGCATCGTGAAGCGGTGATGGACATCGGACGCACTTATAAAGAACGGTTGAACCTACGAGCACAGATTAATTACCAGAACCATAAGGATACAATGATTAGGACGGGTTCAACGACAAAGGCCACCTATTCCGTCTAAAAGACCACGATGAATTTTGAAcggtttgggttttggtttgttttttttctcggcaAACTGAAAGGATTATGCTCAGCAGCTGATAGCGAGACAGAAATCATACGAAGCGAGAACAGGAACGTAAACTAGATTTAATTATAGAAACGGCAGCCGAAACCATGGAAATAGCAGAGGAAGAAATACAAGAAGAATTTTTTACCATCAACAATATCCTTAGCTAGATTGAGGAGCGAATTCGGAGCGCGATGTTCAATGCGCATTTGAGGGGCTCTTAAGTGTAGCTCACAATGTTTGGCACAGGAAAGCTGGGAGCTACGTGGCGTTGTATCTATTCCTTGTTGTTCAGAGCATCTGCTGGATTCGAGGTGCATTGCATTGTAAGGAGCAGGTAGTGAATCGAAAAGAGTAGGGTAGGTCGCTGAATCGAATTTAAACGATTTTTCGCGGATCGTGACTGATCGGCCCGCGTATAACAACGACCACGTATGTGTGTTCAATCAGCAACATCTCTGCCCCATTTTATCGCTTTCTCTTTACgtcgtttacgcttcgtggCAATGGTTTGTATTGCAAAGAATAGATGAAAAAATCGTTAATCTTTGCTCGTGTATGGTGAAGCTGTAGTCTCCGGTCTGAAAAGATTGAATCCAAAATCAATCAGCGTTTTAAACCGGATTCAGGTTGATAAAAGGTTGGAAAATCGAATAGAAAAGCTGCGGAATTTTGGGTTTGAAGATTTAGAACCGGTAAAACGATATGCAgcggaacaaaaaacggcaactTCACGAACAGATGAACGATCCGTTTCAATCGGAAGGTCTTGCGCTGGTACGTACCGGAAACTTGTTTAGGGGATAAGTaatggagtgaaaaatgaaattatgtaCTAATTGCCGCTATTGTTTACGAATAATTTGAATATACATATACACAACACAACATGTGCATGCGTATAGATGAGAAGGCAGAATgatattgattgattgtgtaatatttttatattactcattatttttaaatgaattgtaacgtaaattattcaattttgaAGATAGCTCGTTACAAAAGAATTATAGCgctggaaataaataaactgaAGAAAGGAATTCGGATGTTTTTAACTCTATACGAACTTTCAAATCTGAAATCTCTAACGCTGTGTCGACCGCGGTTAGATTGGGACAGGACATAGATGACGACGAGCTAGAAAAGGAGCTGGAAGAACTGGAGCAAGAAGAGCTGTTGGGAGTGCAACCAGAGACCGACGAACTGCCCGAAGTTCCTTCCACTAACTTACCCACTAAGGCAaaggaaaaggagaaaaagaaggGTAATTATTGAGACATACACATGAAAGTGTTCAGTTGGTTCACCAcgtattgtttttcttatccgATAGCCGTTGCTGAGGATGATGATCCGGACATGAAGAAGCTAATGTCCAGTGCGTTGATTGAAGGGACACGTAGTGGATGCCGGCAAAAGACGCAGGATTGATTGACAGTGGATCGTTctcaataaaaattcaatacAATATCTTGAATTGTTATAAAATCATCCAAGTCCGTTCCTTTAAGAACAAAAAACCTTAGATTATAACATTTAACTAACTAAACTTAGTGAACGAATCCACAAGTTGGGCCGTTCTGATAAAAGACCCTGCAGGAATTAGTCCAACGTAAAACTTATTAACTATCAATACATTAAACGATTTATGTTAACATTTTTTCAAGTTTCCGTTTCAAATCATTTCTTCGACACTTTGACAGTGCATCTTTCAAGTTTTCTACAAATTCCTCCCTGAATTCGTGCTCGGCATGTTCTAATACTGCCCAGATTCGTGCTTTAAGGTCGTTTTGGTATTTCATTTCTATTTCGTGCAGCTCGGTTTGTGACAGTTTTAGTGATCTACCCAACGCGTTCCACTGCTTTCCGATTTCTTTCTGGAGCAGGGCGTAAATATCATCCCGCTGTTGCAGGAATCCAACGGTTTCGGGCGTCGTTGAGCCATTACTATTATGGAGTTTAATCTTTTCTACTTCCTTCTCGACTAATGTTCGACGGTCACGACGACGCAGAGCTGAAAAAATCGTCCGTAAGCATTAGTTACCGTTTCGATTACTGAACATGTTGTATCCTATTTTGTACCCTCTAAAAAGAATCGCCTTATCGTGGCACGTTGCAAATCGATGATCTGGAGGTACTCGGTTAGGGCGTCGGAAAGCTCCTGTGAATCCAGAGCTTGCTTCCAGCGTCCGATAGGTTCCGGAATAGTGGGACTGAGAAGATTGCGCTTCtcaagcaacagcagcagatcgCCCATGTTTTGCACTCGACTCAGTCTGCGCGTGGAAATATCGTCCCTCACCAATTGTTTGCAGAGATCTAGCCGCTCGGGGCTGGTGCAGGCATTCTGCGCAAGCAGCTTTAAATTCAAAAAACGTTCACACACCTGCTGATAAACGGAAAGATCCTGCCCGGGAACGGAAAGATCCATACCGACCGACTTTATCACCTTTGTCGACTTTGATCGTGGAGGAAAAAttttttttgacgtttctgTGTTTGCCGACATGAGAATTTGCGATTTTAAATAGGATtaaaaatacggcccagtccgttcctaaatatatatataaaaaaaaatagggTTGAAGCGAGTATTGCTTCAACTTTTTATTAAAAGTCGTATTCATGGTTCGAGTCACAATTTAGAAAATCTTGATTCAAACGGGAACATTTTGCTCATTGCAACATATTCAGCGGCATGAAAAGCGTAAGTCGACATTCATGGCGTCGGTTTTCACTTAAACTGTCAGATTTTCCCATTCGGGCTCTCACTGGGGGGCCAcatgaagcgtaacgtaatgtttttgacatcaCAGATTattgccaaactgctgcgcctctgtaaaaacgtttacgggtcggccgaggcgtaaacccgagcgtaaatactttctgcatacgctttgcttacaaacagaggataatttaagttcttatttgctggtatagcaacaaaaatgaaaaaaatatacagacatcaatttatttctcttctatttctattttctcggaccaaaaacacgaagcgtaaacgatttgacattacaaattaatttaacgctacttttcacgcctcatgtagcccccccaGTCACGGGCGCCaagttcaaaacaaaaacaaagcgcTCGAGTTCTGAGTTCTGCGACTGACAAAATCAGTCGTCGGCAgtcggagcgagcgagagcccGAGAATCGTGAAACAGGGAAAATCGTTACCATCATCCGAGCGAACAATTATGGGTATTGACGAACCGCGTGATAAGGGCACCGTATGATGCTGTTTCAATAATTACTCACCGCTTAACTGCGGGCGGGCAGTCCTACGTTCGCGAGCGAAAGTTATTTGCGTATCGAACAGAAGCGACGGGAAAAGCGGAGGCAAATCGATATGTCTGCGATATTCGGGCAGCGGCAAGTGCACAACCGGTAAAAGCAGAAGAAGtggtttccgttccggtgaGCTGCGATAATATAACAGTGTTTTCACGCGTTCCTGTGCCACGCAAATCCGTGTCCTCGCCAGAGGCCAAACACTCGCCCTCGGCGTGAGTAGCGAGGTTTGTTGCGCTGGCCACGCTCGCGGCGTGACGTCCGGCGACCATATTGTGTGTTACTTCGCCTTCGATAACGATTCGCTTCGGAAAAATAGACGGTTGGCTGTGGATTCTGCATGGAATACAGCTCGGAAGGAGGAGGCCAGCAAAAACTATCAGCGTGCCGCCATCGCTCCGCGCCCCGGAACCGCCGTTCCATTTGTCGTCTGAGCGACTGTTCCGTCGAAACAACATCCAGCAGCCGCCCTACCATGGGAAGATGCGCACGAGATGCTGATACTGTGTGTCGCGAAGTCAGCGAGCGTTATGGAAGGCACCGATGTTCTGTTGATGTCCATGCTGCGTATTGCAGCATCACACGCAGAAGAGAGCAATCGATAAGTtgcgcagcagccgcatccGAGGAAGCAGGAGCCTTCAGGTTAATTTTATTCCCAGGGCTCCACTCCGTTTGCAGCAGTTCTGGTTGCGCACcggccgtcgctgccgccagGCGACCAGACCTGCGAGCTGGATGTGACACACGGGTGTAAACATTTTCGCCAACGCAGCCCACTTCACCCCCCCTGGTGGTCAGAAGTCGGGGGCCCTCCGTGGTTTTATGTAACACAGGCACCTTCGTTAGTCGAAAAAACGTGCCCTAGTTAGAACTTTGGAGGCTTCCAATTTCTTGTCGGACCCTATCGGACCGTCGGCTCCGTGCTCCAGCTTTGGCTCGAAGCGTGTGGGCGTCGGCGTATCACTGAACGTCACACCGCTCGACTCAAATTGTGCTGCATTTGGCTTTTCGACAGTAATGGTAACTCCTTGAATCCCTTCTCGATCCCCCAGCAAGCTACCGACCGCGTTTTCGTGTTTACGATTTACAAACAGGCCTCGAGAACGGTGCACTCTAAAAATACACCAAATTAATACATCTGTTCCGTGCGGTCCGACAGCATTTTCACGGTGAGAGAACATCGGGCACTGAGTGTGCGTCTGTGACCGTAGCTACGTGGGTGCGTCAGTGAAAATCGAAATTAGTGTGTGCGGTGGGTAGTGAGGGAAATATAACCTTCTCGTCCCTCTGGTCCACGTCAATGTATCGGCACTTGTTATTCGTGCGGCGAATAAGCGATGGTCGCCAGTGAAGGTGAAGCCGCCGTGTGTATCTAAATCGTCCCAAGCCAAAGCCTTACTACTGCACTTTGCGTACCCTGCCGGGGGTACGTTGGAGGACGCTTCAAAACCGCTTCATACGCGCCGGCCAAACTGCCGCAGTCcgctggttccggtttggCAACCGATAACAAGGGAAGGAAACGTAGGCGCTCAACATGTCGATCTCGAACGGCAAAACATCTTCCGACATCGAGAACGTCGATTGGCATTCGTCGGGAATGCTAACTCACACCAGGTAAGAACGTACCCCGGACGCCCGGCTGATGTCGACGAGTTTGCCATTCCTAGTTTCAAGTATCCCGAGGGACCTCCTCCTGGTGAGGGACATGCTGGCGACTGGAAGAACCGGTTTCCCATGAACCTCTTGGGTTGGAGAAATAACCTTTTTGCCGCTGGCTAATCGGTCAAGTTCTGTGAGCTGGAACGCTCAACCCAGGAAGGAACCTGTTCGAACGTTCGCGATAATAGGTGCGAGATTGTGGTTGTTTCCGCAACGTTTCTGGAGGTGATTTCCTAACCTTTCCGCCCGGTCTTGTGTCATGTAAAATTAGATGGTGTCTTGGAAAATACGATCATACACTTTGTATTTCAAGAGCGACACAGGGAAGCAAACATATTGTCGATCAAACCGGTgtgtggctcgtccgtagatcatctgGCTACGTTGTATCGATTTATCGGTTCCTATGCGACAAACGTTTGAACCCTGGCAGTTGTTACGGTTCATTGGCCGCCCCATATCTGCCTCATTCTTGTAGGTGCGAACAAATCCTGCAAATCCAGCTCACGGCTTGCACAACATAATTGGTGATCACCGTCTATATTCAAGATGAATGGAAGAAGTCGCCGGCCCAATCGACCACAGCCATCCCAGAGTGGCCGTACGGTTTTAGCACTTTCTCCAACGTAATTTACCTTGAGCATCACGTGAGCAAATTCCTCCCGTGAGCTTCGCTTTTCACAAACGTTTGCGTATTTTAGTTTCTAGTTGTTATTGATGTAGAACCTATGTTCAGACAAGGACTGCGATACATCGTTATAGATTGCAAGAAAATGAGTTAGTAGGTTAAGACCTAAAGAAGATTTACGAGCACATACACATTCGATTCTTCCACCAGACCGGCCTTCGGATATGACGCACAGGTACGGACAAATTTTGTTCTGAGATAACGTGATATTTTCAAttggtttgtgttgttgtaGCTGTGGTCCACCCCTTGCCGATGTGTGCCAATTGGAACTTTTTAATGCTGTACCAACGCAAGTAACGCTAGCaacgcatcgtcgtcgtctccaGTATCTCAGTGACCTTGCCCGCCCGGGACAGGGTTTACCCTGCAAACGCATCATTGCTTCGGAAAGATACAGATGCAAGCTCAACTGAAAGCAACAAAAGGGCGCCATTTGCACCAAGTTTGCACTTCCGcatttctatttgttttctcTTAGTCGGCCACGTACAGCTTCTAGCGATTCGATAAGCGCGGATTAAAATCGATCCTAGCCGAACTTTCTGCGCTCACTGAGCCGTTACGACAACGGGCATATTAGTATTGGCGAAACGTTGATCCAAGGGGTGGTAATTCCCAGTTCATCCGAGACAACCACGTGCTCGAACACGTGGACAACTGTTACGGTTTGTGGGAAAAGATCAATGTGATCGTAGTAATACGCGAGGCTGGAACGTGGCCTATCCGAGTGCCGATGATATTGCTCACCGTGCCTTGCTACGTTGGCCACAAACGTGCTTGATACAATATCAAACTAGTTACCGTTGCGGCCCGTGTTCCTGTCGCTGCTCCTGGAGCTTCGTTTTATCGTGAATCCATGCAATTATCTCGCGTCGTGTGGATCATATCTCTGGGTGCTGGGTCAACATGAGCTTGGCTACCTGTGTTATATTAGCCGCCAGCTCCAAGTCGCTCCAGGTGGAAGTCGCGTGCCGCGTGTTATCGCAGTGCAAACggacgcaaacgcaaacaaaacggacaaacggtttgttttatcATCAACACCGGTAGCAATTCCTTTGGCGCTCCGCCAAGGTTGCTGATAATGAGGAGCTTATTAAggttttaacattttattttcgatttcgtgaTTGACCAAGGAAAGTTTCTCTATTGAGACACAACATTACTTGTGGTGGCTGCCGGTTccgtgttttatgcttttctctATAGGCAGCCGGGACACTGTGGTACAACAAAATGGTTGCCTGGTGATAAAGGAAACTGAACGGAAAAGGGTTGGCTGAATGCTCCCACTTGAGCGACCTGTTATCGACCCCGACCGTCAGACACCGGTTATTTGCAAAGGAACTTATTGTGCTTATTGTGTTCAGAAACCCGTTGAAGGTTGCTGAGAAATTGTCACTTATCGGCAAACAAATCGCAGGTTCTTATCTCAACCGATTACGATTCTCTTGAGGTGCTTTCGCTTGCCCTGGATTGTGAGTGGTTCCTAATAATGGCAATCctaataaattgtttgttgaaaCACTCCGTTTTCCTTTGTGCTCACTTTGGAAGTATATATCATTAAATTGGTAATATTCTCAAAGTGttacaattatttttacaGCTGTTAGGGGATCGCGTGGTGTAGTGTTCTTTGGCCGCAAAATACTAAACTGCGTTGACACTTGAAGGACAATGGTCAATGGCCAATGGACAATGAATGGGTGGACAATGGCAGTGAAGCATTCTTAATTGGGTTAGCAGATTTGCAGTTCTTTGTTTGCAGTGTTAATTATTCGTGGTCACAGAGTTATTGTATCGttatcaatttaaatattgtggTTATCATCCTGTATTTGAGCTCGTAATTGCATATTGTAATTGCTTGCTTAATTGCTTAATTGTAGCTGATATGTTGATATGCTTCTTTAAGTTCATATACAGTTCATATAAAGTCCTTAGAAAGCTGAGATTTGtcttcaaatttaaatttaaaacgtTTTTCCCAATCGAATTGATGACCATTCCCTTCGCGCGTTAACTTTTACCAAGTTTTTACAGCAAACTTCAAATTAATGCCGCTTAGCGAGCAACTTTTTGTAGTGAGCTCCAACACGCCTGAACCTGTACACAGATTATCAAAAATACCCATAGATTAATGAGCAGCGTTCCTCTCAGTGCAAGCGTTAAAATTAGCCAACGCACTATTCTAGGTCGTTAAAGCAATAATGATGATTAAAAATGGCATGCAAATGCTCAACACTATTGTGCTCGTAAATTGCAGTTTAAAGTTAACAAGCTTTGGCACCATTAGGGCTCCGTCCATTTTACGTAATGTATCAGTGTGTGCTCACCGGTGCGATGAGTGTAAGAACGTATGTGATCGGCAAGCAGTTGACGTCAATCGTGAATTTGTTCCGGACCGACACCGGAcgcccagccacccagccatcTTCGGGTCACACCTGTTTGGCGTGCCTGTGGGGAGGTAACACCGACCCGACACTATCATTGTAGTGGCTTTGATTAGAAAAGTGAGTGGTTGGAATATTTGTTATCCGCCTTAGCTAGTAGTGTCGTACTTTGCTCATCGCTTGCCTTCGCCTCGAATCTTTTGCCTATCCCTGAACGGCAGACCGTGTTATCCGTCCCCGTTTAACGGGATCATAGGATCTTAGGTAACCTCGTTCGGGCCAGTTCACAAAGCGTGGTCGGGCTAGACTTTTGTCCAATTTCTTGATCGCTGGCTATCCAGTCCATCGACTGAAGAGATAGTGCGGTCCTGCCGCTTTCAACTTATTAT
The nucleotide sequence above comes from Anopheles bellator chromosome 1, idAnoBellAS_SP24_06.2, whole genome shotgun sequence. Encoded proteins:
- the LOC131205728 gene encoding eukaryotic translation initiation factor 4E1, translated to MAGKSSEEVEQQQQDQSENSEQNQAEPSAESSVVAAAAAAPEAVVDPECLIKHPLQHTWTLWYLELDRLKTWADSMNEVTSFSTVEDFWSLYNHIRGPSEIKVGGDYMLFKSHIRPMWEDEANIRGGRWTVSMNKHLSDKYWLDTVLCLIGEAFEYSDEICGAIVNVRQKIDKISIWTANSQHREAVMDIGRTYKERLNLRAQINYQNHKDTMIRTGSTTKATYSV
- the LOC131215351 gene encoding fas-associated death domain protein; its protein translation is MDLSVPGQDLSVYQQVCERFLNLKLLAQNACTSPERLDLCKQLVRDDISTRRLSRVQNMGDLLLLLEKRNLLSPTIPEPIGRWKQALDSQELSDALTEYLQIIDLQRATIRRFFLEALRRRDRRTLVEKEVEKIKLHNSNGSTTPETVGFLQQRDDIYALLQKEIGKQWNALGRSLKLSQTELHEIEMKYQNDLKARIWAVLEHAEHEFREEFVENLKDALSKCRRNDLKRKLEKMLT